A stretch of Fibrobacterota bacterium DNA encodes these proteins:
- a CDS encoding rhodanese-like domain-containing protein translates to MSDEISASELSEILESNPSTPLIDVREQDEFDEVNLAGKLIPMSELESRWQEIPKEGTVYIHCRSGKRSRTAIEFLKTKGYSNCVNLTGGILSWLNEVNPEGRSA, encoded by the coding sequence ATGAGCGATGAAATCTCCGCGTCGGAACTGAGTGAAATCCTGGAGAGCAATCCCTCCACCCCCCTCATCGACGTCCGGGAACAGGATGAGTTCGACGAGGTGAACCTCGCCGGAAAGCTGATTCCCATGAGCGAACTGGAATCCCGCTGGCAGGAAATCCCCAAGGAAGGGACGGTCTATATCCATTGCCGGTCCGGCAAACGCTCCCGTACCGCTATCGAGTTCCTGAAAACCAAGGGCTATTCCAACTGCGTCAACCTTACGGGAGGGATCCTGTCCTGGTTGAACGAGGTCAACCCCGAGGGGCGTTCGGCCTGA